In Prunus dulcis chromosome 1, ALMONDv2, whole genome shotgun sequence, the following are encoded in one genomic region:
- the LOC117627851 gene encoding probable LRR receptor-like serine/threonine-protein kinase At3g47570, with amino-acid sequence MEQNMFSESIPPSLANCQKLQLLNLPSNNLTGTRPKKLFTLSSLTISLSMSNNFLTGSLPSEVGDLVNLAELDVSGNKLSGTIPESPYSFKRLGRDVSRNNLSGKIPDFLGKFRALNHLNLSYNDFEGELPKEGIVSNASGLSVLGNHRLCGGIPQLLLPACLRKKPHSSQGILAPKELEPVESTNGFSMDAMISMGSFGSVYKGTIPTTGKVVAVKPSNVLLDEDIVAHVGDFGLARFLLEASNTQSQSQIMSARLRGSIGYIPPGSMAWDAKFPYWEISIVSEYWC; translated from the exons ATGGAGCAGAATATGTTCAGCGAAAGCATACCTCCAAGTCTTGCCAATTGCCAAAAGCTACAACTACTTAATCTTCCTAGTAACAATCTAACAGGCACCAGACCTAAGAAGCTTTTTACACTTTCTTCCCTTACAATTTCTTTGAGCATGTCTAACAATTTTTTGACTGGTTCGCTACCGTCTGAAGTGGGAGATTTGGTAAACCTGGCGGAGCTAGATGTCTCCGGAAACAAATTATCAG GAACAATTCCTGAGTCCCCTTATAGCTTTAAGAGGCTTGGAAGAGATGTTTCACGCAATAACTTATCTGGAAAAATTCCTGATTTCTTAGGCAAGTTTAGAGCTCTTAACCATCTCAATCTTTCTTATAATGATTTTGAGGGTGAATTGCCTAAAGAAGGGATCGTTTCAAATGCTAGTGGTCTCTCAGTTCTCGGAAATCATAGGCTCTGTGGTGGCATCCCACAATTACTTTTACCTGCATGCTTGCGCAAAAAGCCTCATTCATCTCAAGGAATTCTTGCGCCAAAAGAA TTAGAACCAGTTGAATCAACTAATGGATTCTCTATGGACGCTATGATTAGTATGGGAAGCTTTGGTTCTGTTTACAAAGGAACGATCCCTACAACTGGGAAGGTAGTTGCTGTTAAG CCGAGCAATGTTCTTCTCGATGAAGATATCGTAGCCCATGTTGGTGACTTTGGTTTAGCACGGTTCCTCTTGGAAGCATCAAATACTCAATCTCAAAGTCAAATCATGTCAGCTAGGCTAAGGGGTTCCATAGGCTACATTCCTCCGGGT AGTATGGCATGGGATGCCAAGTTTCCTTATTGGGAGATATCTATAGTTTCGGAATACTGGTGCTAG